Part of the Arvicanthis niloticus isolate mArvNil1 chromosome 2, mArvNil1.pat.X, whole genome shotgun sequence genome, cacacacacacacacacacacacacacacacacacacaccactcgcATGTGCCTGTGCCTTGTAACCGGGGTTTTCCAGCAAACTGTCTCCTGAGGGTTTCTTTTCATAGTGTTAGGATGTGGCTGCCTGTTGCCATAGCATGTCCTGGCTTAAACACGGAATGGATGTCTTATATTCTTCACATAGTATATTCTTTTTGTATGTGAAGGGCATCAGATATAAGGATATGACTGTGGTGAACcagaaataacaggaattaagAGGCTCTGTTTTCATAAAACAAATCCTGACCAGAAATTTCAAACAGCCAGTAACTTACTGCTACATTTTAACATCCTACAAACATATGGGCCCTTTGAAAAAGTTAGCGGTTGCCATGACTGTTGTTGAAACTTTTAGTCCCATTTCCCTTTTCTTAAGCACTGACGACTCCTAGTAATTAAGAACAAAAGACTGGCAGATGTTGCCCTCTGTGTCTTGCAGGTGTCCTGTGTGCATAGCACACTTTGAACCAGCCATTACTTTGAACTAACTTATCCACTCTCTTCGTTGCATTTAATTCCAGACTGGCTTTTGGTGAGTTCTCTGAAAGTCAACTTTTTTCCCCTCTAAAAAAGTTAGCTCAATTTACAAAAATGCATCGTTAGAGAACTTTCAGAATCACCTTGGAATCCTAAGGGCATCTTCTCAGTGCTTCCTGCTCAGGGTTAGCATGCATTCTTTATTCCTGGCTGTACTTTGAGCTGCTATCTGGACAGAGTCCCTATAACTGACAAACAGGAgaagataaaaaaggaaaagcaggCTGGTAAGGAAGATAGACTTTCCATTTATCTTGTGATACATTCTGCAGCACGAAACACCCCTATCTCTTAAATAAACCTTTTGaaggcaggaaaagaaaacattccaAGAGAAAGCTTTGTGAACGGGAGCCTGGCCTCCCGCTGTAGGTGACTGTGTCCTTTTGGTGAGCCTGCATGCCCGTTCTTTGTATTAAATAAGAGGAGAGTGTGAGGAGTGATGATTTGATTTGGTGTGTTGGTTACAGAAACGGCTCTGGCATCTGTTACTTCCACTCTGCGATCCATTACTTCTCTTCAGCTAATGGCAGGAGACATTTGATTAACTGCTGAGATGCGGACATGCAGGGGATCTGAGGTGGGCTGTGAAGTATATCACACAGCAAAATCTCTATTAAACCTCTCCTGCTTCTCTATTTCCAGATATCTGCTGGAAAGGCAGCTGGAGACCTCACCTCAGGGGCAGGAGAGGTTTGTATATTTCAAGAATAacagtgtttgtgtatgtgtggataattataataataataattataataatagcCCATCGATAAACATTCTGAACAAAAAGGTAGTTTTTCATTTTAGGAACTAATTAAGAATAAATCTCTCCTCAAATCTCTCCTCCAATGAGTAAACATGCAGTTTCAGATAAACTGAAAAAGGAAATTAAGACATTTCCACTCTTAATTAAAAGAAAGtattaaaataagtaatttttatcatttctaaATATTAATACATGGTTTATGTACAGTGTAGCAGGAAATAAAAGGACTGTCTTGTATACATTCACAGCTGGAGTTTGTAAACAAAAATACCAGGTTAAAACATACCTCAAATTTCTTAGTAATCAGCAAGTTATTAGATAACACTCCTCTGAATGGTTAACATTTCTGTAAGCCAAAATGCTAGAAAGCATTGATTTGGAATATGGTTATGTATTTCATTTGGACCAGACTTGTCATTCCAGGTTATAAAAAGCAACTTTTCTTTGCATGGATTTTACCAAAATAGATGTTATCACCAAAAGTAAGTATAGAAAAGGTCTAGAGGCTGGAAGGCCTGTAAGATCCGGAGGATAAGTCAAGTACTTAAGACCTACAGGCTGAAAAATAGCCGCAACttattcccttccccctctttccattTTCAGCTCAACACTTCTCTCTAAACTAAAAACATTCAATAGCTTCTGAACATGAGCTTccgaacaaaagaaacaaaaagcctgGAGCCACAGGCTTAGGAATATTTACTGAGTATACAGTCTATCAAGAGAGTGAAGTCTGCCTTCTGTTCCTCTTTGCTAATGGAGAGATGGTTTGTTGTGGTCCAGCAACTGGGTGGACTGGGCAGTTGCAGCAGGAATGTATACCAGTAACAGACTAGTGCTTAGTCCCCTTTACAGCACCAAGCCGAAACTCTGAGTCACTCAGTGCTTTTGCATCTGCAGAGATGCCACTGTGGCACCTGCAGACTGTGTCGAGTAGTAAAAACGCAGGCGCCTAGAATACACATTCCCAAGGctaccggggggggggggacgggggggCTGCCATAGTGAGAAGTACACAgagtcaaaacagaaacaaaaaaaatgaaaatgtgaagaaagtacagaaacaaaaaaagagaaatatagatTCTAAAAAGACTTtcgaatgacccttttacaggtaACTACATATTCCACCCTATGATCTCATAAATCAAAGCTTTCAACTGTCTTGACTCATACGTGACTGTATTCTTTCCAATGtgcattctttcttcctccaagGGCTGTTCTAGAACAGCAGGGATGTTTCTGCCAAAAATTTCACAGTGCTCTAGAAACTGGACACATTCTTGAATGACACTGTCCCTCAGCATGATTGTGTGCTTCGACATGTTCTCTAGCAAGGACAAGAAGCATCTTTTGGCATAATACCATGTATCAGTGCCCAGCTTTTTATGGTAAGGCTCCAGGCTTTTGATGACCCGAGAGATGCCAAAGTCATAGTTTCCTTTGGCACAATACAAGGTTCCTATCACCAAATTCACAATGCAAAGATGGTAGATTTTCTTGTCTGGGTCACCATAAGAGAgttgttcctcctccttctcaatcTTCCTCATcagctcctcagcctcctcattcTGACTTGTCATGATATAGGAAACACAGAGGTTGGCTAACACGATAGCGCTGACACTCAGGATGTTATCATAATTCTTCTTGACAATGGGCTCATAGAAACCAATGGCCTCTTTGTACTTGTTTTCCTGCATGAAGAGAACATGGGCCACATTCAGCTTCCACACATCGTGGTCATTACAGAATTCCACAGATTTGCGGAAGATCTTCTCCACCATTGGATAATTCTCAAGATTCCAGTAGATTTTCGCCTGGGCCATCAGTACAGGGATATACTTCTCAAGCGTTTCATCATATTCATTCACAGCCTTTATGACTACTTCATCATCTCTGTTATGCCTTGCTTCTTGAACTTGTTTAGTGAGTCTCCTGAGTTGCTCAGTGAGCATGCCAGCTAACCCATCAAGTTTAATGAAAGCCTCTTCAGGAGCTGTCTGGCAAGTGATCATGGCATCCAAGAAGTCATAGAGATAGGGTGTGAGGAACTTGTAAGTCAAGTGGGCATTTTCTGCTAGAACATCAGCTGCCAGGTCAAAATACTCATATTTACAGTAAAGCAGCAACAGGTTGCCAAAGGTCTCCGGGGGAAAGGGGTTCTGCTGGAGCAGAAACTGGAGCTTTTCGAAGCCCTCTGTGGGCTTGGCATCCATGTTCATCAGAGCCTGGTTGTGCAGGGTTACAGGGTCCAACTCTTCCTCTGCTCTGGGTGGCATGTCAGTGAGGGCTTCCTGGGCTGCCTCATAGTTTCTCAGCTGGTACTCTATGGCTGCCTTGAGGTTGAAGGCTTCGACCAGAGCAGTCTGGTGAAGAACTACAGT contains:
- the LOC117704147 gene encoding intraflagellar transport protein 70A2 codes for the protein MAGLSSSQIPDGEFTAVVYRLIRDSRYSEAVQLLSAELQRSPRSRAGLSLLAYCYYRLQEFELAAECYEQLSQMHPELEQYRLYQAQALYKACLYPEATRVAFLLDNPTFYSRVLRLQAAIKYSEGDLPGARSLVEQLLSGEAGEDSGGENDPDGLVNMGCLLYKEGHYEAACSKFFSALQASGYQPDVSYNLALACYSNRHYAPALKHIANIIERGIRQHPELGVGMTTEGIDVRSVGNTVVLHQTALVEAFNLKAAIEYQLRNYEAAQEALTDMPPRAEEELDPVTLHNQALMNMDAKPTEGFEKLQFLLQQNPFPPETFGNLLLLYCKYEYFDLAADVLAENAHLTYKFLTPYLYDFLDAMITCQTAPEEAFIKLDGLAGMLTEQLRRLTKQVQEARHNRDDEVVIKAVNEYDETLEKYIPVLMAQAKIYWNLENYPMVEKIFRKSVEFCNDHDVWKLNVAHVLFMQENKYKEAIGFYEPIVKKNYDNILSVSAIVLANLCVSYIMTSQNEEAEELMRKIEKEEEQLSYGDPDKKIYHLCIVNLVIGTLYCAKGNYDFGISRVIKSLEPYHKKLGTDTWYYAKRCFLSLLENMSKHTIMLRDSVIQECVQFLEHCEIFGRNIPAVLEQPLEEERMHIGKNTVTYESRQLKALIYEIIGWNM